One Blattabacterium cuenoti genomic window carries:
- a CDS encoding ABC transporter ATP-binding protein, whose translation MKKKIHKQKNPLKQLIIISLNYKLILISIIITSILTSFISAYRPKLIQKAIDIHILYKDFLGLKNILMLIIVLLFIESIFHFILLYLSNILAQNVIEKIRILLFEKLLHFKNSFFNRTPIGKLVSYSVSDIETITVIFNDGILLVSGDVLKIVMIIIMMYTVHKKLSLIVFLTIPFMYIITRFFQKTLKKTFHEERIQTSRLNSFLQENIIGMSIIQLFHKEKEKYLRFKSINRNLMSAHFKTIFYFSIFFPIVEIISAMTISIIIFYGGFHALEKGNVKPGQIIAFIFFIYLLFRPMRQIADRFNIIQRGIAGIERIFSILNSEEFIVDKGNLRFKKLKGHIVFNNVYFSYIDDETVLNGVSFEIKPGEKVAIVGSTGSGKSTITHLISRFYEIKKGKIWIDGYSIQDIELKNLRSHIRVVTQDPFLFNDSIMNNITLGNPSISIDKIENMAKKIGIHNFITSLPNGYKFIVKERGSLLSIGEKQLISFLRVQMHPYSVLILDEATASLNKELEKMIYRATDFLTKKKTSIIITHRLSTLENADKILVIDRGYIVEKGTHKELIQLNGSYAGLYKESFNKK comes from the coding sequence ATGAAAAAAAAAATTCACAAACAAAAGAATCCATTAAAACAGTTGATTATAATTAGTTTAAATTATAAACTTATATTAATATCAATAATTATTACTTCTATATTAACTTCTTTTATATCTGCTTATCGTCCTAAATTAATACAAAAAGCTATAGACATTCATATTCTTTATAAAGATTTTCTGGGATTAAAAAATATACTGATGCTAATAATCGTACTTCTTTTTATAGAAAGCATATTCCATTTTATTTTATTATATCTATCTAATATATTAGCTCAAAATGTGATTGAAAAAATTAGAATTCTTTTATTCGAAAAATTATTACATTTTAAAAACTCCTTTTTTAACAGGACACCAATAGGAAAATTGGTCTCTTATTCTGTATCAGATATAGAAACAATAACAGTAATATTTAATGATGGAATTTTACTTGTTTCTGGAGACGTTTTAAAAATTGTCATGATTATTATTATGATGTATACAGTTCATAAAAAACTATCCCTTATAGTTTTTTTAACTATCCCTTTTATGTATATCATCACTCGTTTTTTTCAAAAAACGTTAAAAAAAACGTTTCATGAAGAACGGATTCAAACTTCACGTTTAAATAGTTTTTTACAAGAAAATATTATAGGGATGTCTATTATTCAACTTTTTCATAAAGAAAAAGAAAAATATTTAAGATTTAAATCTATTAATCGTAATTTAATGAGTGCACATTTCAAAACTATTTTTTATTTTTCTATTTTTTTTCCTATAGTAGAAATTATTTCTGCAATGACAATAAGTATTATTATATTTTATGGAGGATTTCATGCCCTTGAAAAAGGGAATGTTAAACCAGGACAAATTATTGCTTTCATTTTTTTTATTTATCTCCTTTTTCGTCCTATGCGACAAATAGCTGATAGATTTAATATTATACAAAGAGGAATAGCTGGAATAGAACGGATATTTTCCATATTAAATTCTGAAGAATTCATTGTGGATAAAGGAAACTTACGTTTTAAAAAATTAAAAGGACATATTGTATTTAATAATGTTTATTTCTCTTATATAGATGATGAAACGGTATTAAATGGAGTTTCTTTTGAAATTAAACCAGGAGAAAAAGTAGCTATAGTAGGATCAACAGGTTCTGGAAAATCTACAATTACTCATTTAATTTCTAGATTTTATGAAATAAAAAAAGGAAAAATTTGGATTGATGGATATTCTATTCAAGATATAGAATTAAAAAATCTAAGATCTCATATAAGAGTAGTTACCCAAGATCCTTTTTTATTTAATGATTCAATCATGAATAATATTACTTTAGGGAATCCATCTATTAGTATTGATAAGATAGAAAATATGGCCAAAAAAATAGGAATACATAATTTTATCACATCTTTACCTAACGGATACAAATTTATAGTCAAGGAAAGAGGGAGTTTATTATCTATTGGGGAAAAACAATTGATTTCCTTCTTAAGAGTTCAAATGCACCCTTATTCTGTCCTTATATTAGATGAAGCGACTGCATCCTTAAATAAGGAATTAGAAAAAATGATTTATCGTGCTACAGATTTTTTAACAAAGAAAAAAACTTCCATTATTATCACCCACCGTCTTTCTACATTAGAAAATGCCGACAAAATATTAGTTATTGATAGAGGGTATATTGTAGAAAAAGGGACTCACAAAGAATTAATTCAATTAAACGGATCCTATGCTGGATTATACAAAGAATCTTTTAATAAAAAGTAA
- a CDS encoding peptidylprolyl isomerase, with the protein MMNFVRKCFIFILFLCAFFSYSYELEKMSGISLVIGNDIILDSEIKSDKKSFCADVLNDFFIQKLMLYHAKKDKSIQINNKELESKTQALLSEMRKKYINQKEFLTQFETEDFLKELSKEIENKQYIEKIYNKITEDVEASPQEVKHFFTKKQNKIPYTSKKICISYAIFYPKLSKTNKKKIIDFLNQIKKEIHSDIDFSAKAIFFSEDDYSAFKGGVMKGVKINNIPIELGRFILSLKEGEISEPFETDLGFHLIKLEKKRKDEIDFRHILIKPKYSKYELYKTKLFLESFRKDILIHKIDLDKIPKLLNNNKIVDVVWKNKIWIDEDQLSKKMKKIFVFLKKGKITNLYKETINGKEAFFIIKLLDEIPSKPLSFEKNYTILKDIVISIKKRDKIKNWAKEILKKTYYEKINC; encoded by the coding sequence ATGATGAATTTCGTAAGAAAATGTTTTATTTTTATTCTATTTTTATGTGCATTCTTTTCATATTCTTATGAATTAGAAAAGATGAGTGGAATTTCTTTAGTCATCGGAAACGATATCATTTTAGATTCTGAAATTAAAAGTGATAAAAAATCGTTTTGTGCTGATGTTTTAAATGATTTTTTTATACAAAAATTAATGCTTTATCATGCAAAAAAAGATAAGAGCATACAAATCAATAATAAAGAATTAGAATCTAAAACTCAAGCACTTTTGTCAGAAATGAGAAAAAAATATATAAACCAAAAAGAATTTTTAACACAATTTGAAACTGAAGACTTTTTAAAGGAATTAAGTAAAGAAATAGAAAATAAACAGTATATAGAAAAAATTTACAACAAAATAACAGAAGATGTAGAAGCCTCTCCTCAAGAGGTAAAACATTTTTTTACTAAAAAACAGAATAAAATTCCTTATACGTCTAAAAAGATCTGTATTTCTTATGCGATATTCTATCCTAAATTAAGTAAGACTAACAAAAAAAAAATAATTGATTTTTTAAATCAAATTAAAAAAGAAATACATTCTGATATCGATTTTTCTGCAAAAGCTATTTTCTTTTCTGAAGATGATTATTCCGCATTCAAGGGGGGGGTTATGAAAGGTGTAAAAATAAATAATATTCCAATTGAATTAGGACGTTTCATTTTATCTTTAAAAGAAGGAGAAATATCAGAACCGTTTGAAACTGATTTAGGGTTTCATCTCATAAAATTAGAAAAAAAAAGAAAAGATGAAATTGATTTTAGACACATTTTGATCAAACCTAAATATTCAAAATATGAATTGTACAAAACAAAATTATTTTTAGAATCTTTCAGAAAAGATATTCTTATTCATAAAATAGATTTAGATAAAATTCCTAAATTACTTAATAATAATAAAATAGTAGATGTAGTGTGGAAAAATAAAATTTGGATTGATGAAGATCAATTATCAAAAAAAATGAAAAAAATATTTGTTTTTTTAAAAAAAGGAAAAATAACTAATCTTTATAAAGAAACCATAAATGGAAAAGAAGCATTTTTTATAATTAAGTTGTTGGACGAAATCCCATCTAAACCCCTTTCTTTTGAAAAGAATTACACCATATTAAAAGATATTGTAATCAGTATCAAAAAAAGAGATAAAATAAAAAATTGGGCAAAAGAAATATTAAAGAAAACTTATTATGAAAAAATTAATTGTTAA
- the lptB gene encoding LPS export ABC transporter ATP-binding protein — protein sequence MTLKVDNLYKRYKNKYVVKNVSLQLKEGEIVGLIGPNGAGKTTSFYMIVGLIKPDKGKILLYDQNITLNPMYIRSKKGIGYLSQEPSIFRKLSVEDNIFCILEMQKISNSERIKIMEKLIEELRLKKIRNHRGDLISGGERRRTEIARCLATNPKFVLLDEPFSGIDPIAIEELQEIILSLKKKNIGILMTDHNVQEIFTITDRIYLMFNGTIIKHGDTTKIMRDPIVKKIYLGNRIINSKKIKK from the coding sequence ATGACTTTAAAAGTTGATAATCTATATAAAAGATACAAAAATAAATATGTAGTAAAAAATGTTTCTCTACAATTAAAAGAGGGAGAGATAGTAGGATTAATAGGGCCTAATGGTGCGGGAAAAACAACTTCTTTTTATATGATTGTAGGATTAATAAAACCAGATAAAGGTAAAATACTTCTTTATGATCAAAATATAACATTAAATCCAATGTATATACGCTCTAAAAAAGGAATTGGATATTTATCTCAAGAACCATCTATATTTAGAAAATTGTCTGTGGAAGATAATATTTTTTGCATTTTAGAAATGCAAAAAATATCAAATTCAGAGAGAATAAAAATAATGGAAAAACTTATTGAAGAATTAAGATTGAAAAAAATAAGAAATCATCGGGGAGATCTTATTTCTGGAGGAGAACGAAGACGTACAGAAATTGCTAGATGTTTAGCTACAAATCCTAAATTTGTTCTTTTAGATGAACCTTTTTCTGGAATAGATCCAATTGCTATAGAAGAATTGCAAGAAATAATTCTTTCTTTGAAGAAAAAAAATATAGGTATATTAATGACAGATCATAATGTGCAAGAAATATTCACAATAACAGATCGTATTTATTTAATGTTTAATGGAACAATTATAAAGCATGGGGATACTACAAAAATTATGCGAGATCCCATAGTTAAAAAAATTTATTTAGGAAATAGAATCATAAATTCTAAAAAAATAAAAAAATGA
- a CDS encoding thiamine diphosphokinase: MNHRFYGPEVGLFLNGEIPPFSKKEFSFYKKIFAVDGAFYYLNTFGVSVDYLIGDFDSILKKDIPNIPLETCILKTYDQRYTDFDKALNIIYDKGFLNINVWGANGVEQDHFLGNLSTALKYKEKLSIIFHDKYHSYFFSDKKTSFYQKKNKKVSLFPFPKVEGLYTYGLRYSIKKGLLKIGKNIGIRNEAYNYNQKIEIHYKNGELLIFIER, from the coding sequence ATGAATCATCGATTTTATGGACCGGAAGTAGGATTGTTTCTGAATGGAGAAATTCCTCCTTTTTCAAAGAAGGAATTTTCTTTTTATAAAAAAATATTTGCAGTGGATGGAGCTTTTTATTATTTAAATACATTTGGTGTTTCAGTGGATTATCTTATTGGAGATTTTGATTCTATCTTAAAAAAAGATATACCTAATATACCTTTAGAAACTTGTATATTGAAAACTTATGATCAGAGATATACTGATTTTGATAAAGCTTTAAACATTATTTATGATAAAGGATTTCTTAATATAAATGTTTGGGGGGCAAATGGAGTAGAACAAGATCATTTTTTGGGAAATCTTTCCACAGCTCTAAAATATAAAGAGAAATTATCTATTATATTTCATGATAAATATCATTCTTATTTTTTTTCTGATAAGAAAACCTCTTTTTATCAGAAAAAAAATAAGAAAGTATCTTTATTTCCATTTCCTAAAGTAGAAGGACTATACACTTATGGATTAAGATATTCCATAAAAAAAGGATTATTAAAAATAGGAAAAAATATAGGAATAAGAAACGAAGCTTATAACTATAATCAAAAAATAGAAATCCATTACAAGAATGGAGAATTATTAATTTTTATAGAAAGATAG
- the mdh gene encoding malate dehydrogenase translates to MKITIIGAGNVGASCASLLAQKDIVKKIVLLDIREKFSEGKSLDISQMLSIMESNTEIIGSNNYYKSKNSEIIIITCGVPRKPGMSRDDLINTNAEIISFVTKKSIFLSPKAKFIIVSNPLDVMAYVSYMTAKIDSSRIIGMAGILDSTRYRFFLSKKINVSPIDIQSLLLGGHGDTMVPLYRYTSVSGIPIKEFLSEEENDIIIDKTKKGGEEIVNLLGTSAWMAPSASVVKIVESILKDSKRIFSCSAFLTGQYGLKNLFLGVPVILGKSGIEKIVELRLNQKENNLLKKSADHVLNMISKLDKFD, encoded by the coding sequence ATGAAAATAACTATTATTGGAGCAGGAAATGTAGGAGCCTCTTGTGCGAGTTTATTAGCTCAAAAAGATATAGTCAAAAAAATAGTATTATTAGACATTAGAGAAAAATTTTCAGAAGGAAAAAGTTTAGATATATCTCAAATGCTTTCTATAATGGAATCAAATACTGAAATTATTGGATCTAATAATTATTATAAATCCAAAAATTCTGAAATCATTATTATTACTTGTGGTGTCCCTAGAAAACCTGGAATGAGTAGAGATGACCTAATCAATACTAATGCAGAAATTATTAGTTTTGTAACTAAAAAATCTATTTTTTTATCTCCAAAAGCTAAATTCATTATTGTATCCAACCCGTTGGATGTTATGGCATATGTGAGTTATATGACTGCAAAAATAGATTCTTCTCGTATAATTGGAATGGCTGGTATATTAGATTCTACTAGATATCGTTTCTTTTTATCAAAGAAAATAAATGTTTCTCCTATTGATATACAATCTTTATTATTAGGAGGACATGGGGATACGATGGTCCCTTTATATAGATACACATCTGTATCAGGAATCCCTATTAAAGAATTTTTATCAGAAGAAGAAAATGATATAATTATTGATAAAACAAAAAAAGGAGGAGAAGAGATAGTAAATTTATTAGGAACGTCTGCTTGGATGGCTCCTAGTGCGTCTGTTGTTAAAATAGTGGAATCGATTTTAAAAGATTCTAAACGTATTTTTTCTTGTTCTGCTTTTTTAACGGGGCAATATGGGTTAAAAAACTTATTTTTGGGAGTACCAGTCATTCTAGGAAAATCTGGAATAGAAAAAATTGTAGAATTGCGATTGAATCAAAAAGAAAACAATCTTTTGAAAAAATCTGCAGATCATGTACTAAATATGATTAGTAAACTTGATAAATTTGATTAA
- the gcvP gene encoding aminomethyl-transferring glycine dehydrogenase — protein MKEDYLIRKKFCFRHIGTSFNEINDMLKTLQCSSIKNFINKTVPKKIRLKKRLNLPHSISEYQYLKHIHKISKKNKIYRSYIGLGYKNTITPSVIQRNILENPSWYTPYTPYQSEISQGRLEALINFQTMISDLTGMKISNASMLDESTAAADAMFMIFQEKIKKKQIDNNYSFFISDGILPQTFSVLKTRCFGLGIHVISDTHKNLKKYNKKKIFGLIISYPSSLGEIYDYSETVEYAKRQKISIIVSADLLSLSLLKPPGEWGADVVIGSSQSFGIPMGYGGPHAAFFSTHEQYKRFLPGRIIGVSVDQNNKKAFRMALQTREQHIKREKATSNICTSQVLPAVMASMYALYHGKEGLTEIAKRIHEYAKKLEFLLTNNINHIFQVNAFYFDTLRIKTDHIRKIRKIAERKKTNFRYINQNYLTITLDETTCQEDINHILSIFYEAKEKKTDIKKCHKNIHDEYKFPNSLKRTSNFLEHKIFHKFYSENELMRYIKRLEKKDISLTHSMIPLGSCTMKLNASSELFSLSQHEWRDVHPFVPNKQAMGYHFVIRNLKKYLKEITGFSEISLQPNSGAQGEYAGLMTIKCYHHSLQEFKRNVTLIPSSSHGTNPASAYMAGMKVILIDTKNDGSINKNDLLKKVKENKDSLSTLMITYPSTYGIYEKNIQEIIEIIHENGGQVYMDGANMNAQVGLIKPAYLGVDLCHLNLHKTFAIPHGGGGPGMGPICVASHLKPFLPKHPFQIQREQQEENKRKEDKILTISSSPYGSSLILTISYAYIRLLGPDGLRKCTEISLLNANYIKEKLKEFYNILYVGENNTVAHELIIDCRIFKSMDIGVIDIAKRMMDYGYHAPTISFPVEGCMMIEPTESESKEELDRFIETLINIRQEIKEIEDGKFSKKNNVLKNAPHSIDVLTQNEWNYPYSREKAAYPLSWIKERKFWPSVSRVDDAYGDRNLICSCK, from the coding sequence ATGAAAGAGGATTACCTTATAAGAAAAAAATTTTGTTTTAGACATATAGGCACATCTTTTAATGAAATTAATGATATGTTAAAAACATTGCAATGTTCTTCTATTAAAAATTTTATAAATAAAACAGTGCCTAAAAAAATACGTTTAAAAAAACGATTAAATCTACCACACTCTATTTCGGAATATCAATATTTGAAACATATTCATAAAATAAGTAAAAAAAATAAAATTTATCGTTCTTACATAGGATTAGGATATAAAAACACTATCACTCCAAGTGTCATTCAAAGAAATATTTTAGAAAATCCTAGTTGGTATACTCCTTACACTCCTTATCAATCAGAAATATCTCAAGGAAGACTAGAAGCTTTAATTAATTTTCAAACTATGATTTCGGACTTAACTGGAATGAAAATTAGTAATGCTTCTATGTTAGATGAGTCTACGGCAGCAGCTGATGCTATGTTTATGATTTTTCAAGAAAAAATAAAAAAAAAACAAATAGATAATAACTATTCTTTTTTTATTTCGGATGGGATCCTTCCTCAAACTTTTTCTGTTTTGAAAACAAGATGTTTTGGGTTAGGGATACATGTTATAAGTGATACTCATAAAAATTTAAAAAAATATAATAAAAAAAAAATATTCGGATTAATAATATCTTATCCTTCTAGTTTAGGAGAAATATACGATTATTCTGAAACAGTTGAATATGCAAAACGTCAGAAAATATCAATAATAGTTTCTGCAGATCTTTTATCCTTATCTTTGTTAAAACCTCCGGGGGAATGGGGTGCTGATGTAGTTATAGGATCCAGTCAGTCTTTTGGTATTCCTATGGGATATGGGGGTCCTCATGCTGCTTTTTTTTCTACTCATGAACAATACAAACGTTTTCTTCCTGGAAGAATTATTGGAGTATCTGTGGATCAAAATAATAAAAAGGCGTTTCGTATGGCGTTACAAACAAGAGAGCAACATATAAAAAGAGAAAAAGCGACTTCTAATATTTGTACTTCACAAGTCCTTCCTGCTGTAATGGCTTCTATGTATGCTTTATATCATGGAAAAGAAGGATTAACAGAAATAGCGAAACGTATTCATGAATATGCTAAAAAATTAGAATTTTTATTAACGAATAACATAAACCATATTTTTCAAGTAAATGCTTTTTATTTTGATACTCTTAGAATTAAAACAGATCATATAAGGAAAATAAGAAAAATAGCAGAACGTAAAAAAACTAATTTTAGATACATAAATCAAAATTATCTAACCATCACTTTAGATGAAACTACTTGTCAAGAAGATATAAATCATATTTTATCAATTTTTTATGAGGCAAAAGAAAAAAAAACGGATATAAAAAAATGTCATAAAAATATTCATGATGAATATAAATTTCCTAATTCTTTAAAAAGAACTTCTAATTTTTTGGAACATAAAATTTTTCATAAATTTTATTCAGAAAATGAGCTAATGCGTTATATAAAAAGATTAGAAAAAAAAGATATATCCTTAACTCATTCTATGATACCACTTGGATCATGTACTATGAAATTAAATGCTTCTTCAGAATTATTTTCTTTGAGTCAACATGAATGGAGAGACGTTCATCCTTTTGTCCCTAATAAACAAGCTATGGGATATCATTTTGTTATTCGAAATTTAAAAAAATATCTGAAGGAAATTACTGGATTTTCTGAAATTTCTTTACAACCAAATTCGGGAGCTCAAGGAGAATATGCTGGACTTATGACTATAAAATGTTATCATCATTCATTACAAGAATTCAAAAGAAATGTTACATTAATCCCTTCTTCTTCTCATGGAACAAATCCTGCTTCAGCATATATGGCAGGTATGAAAGTTATACTCATAGATACAAAAAATGATGGATCTATTAATAAAAATGATTTATTAAAAAAAGTAAAAGAAAATAAAGATTCATTATCTACATTAATGATCACTTATCCTTCTACTTATGGTATATATGAAAAAAATATTCAGGAAATTATAGAAATAATTCATGAAAATGGGGGACAAGTTTATATGGATGGAGCTAATATGAATGCTCAGGTAGGATTAATAAAACCTGCATATTTAGGAGTAGATCTTTGCCATCTCAATCTTCATAAAACTTTTGCTATTCCTCATGGAGGGGGAGGTCCTGGTATGGGCCCTATTTGTGTTGCTTCACATTTAAAACCTTTTTTACCAAAACATCCTTTTCAAATTCAAAGAGAACAGCAAGAAGAAAACAAAAGAAAAGAAGACAAAATATTGACGATTTCCTCTTCTCCATATGGTTCTTCATTAATTTTAACAATTTCTTATGCTTATATTCGTTTGTTGGGTCCAGACGGACTTAGAAAGTGTACAGAAATATCTCTATTAAACGCAAATTATATTAAAGAAAAATTGAAAGAATTTTATAACATATTATACGTAGGAGAAAATAATACTGTAGCACATGAATTAATTATAGACTGTAGGATTTTTAAATCTATGGATATAGGGGTTATAGATATAGCAAAGAGAATGATGGATTACGGATATCATGCCCCTACTATATCTTTTCCAGTAGAAGGATGTATGATGATCGAACCTACAGAAAGCGAATCTAAAGAAGAACTAGATCGTTTCATTGAAACTCTTATTAATATAAGACAAGAAATCAAAGAAATTGAAGATGGAAAATTTTCTAAAAAAAATAATGTTTTAAAAAATGCTCCGCATAGTATAGATGTTTTGACTCAAAATGAATGGAATTATCCTTATAGTAGAGAAAAAGCTGCTTATCCTTTATCTTGGATTAAAGAAAGAAAATTTTGGCCCTCAGTTAGCCGTGTGGATGATGCATATGGAGATAGAAACTTAATTTGTTCATGCAAATAA
- the tsaD gene encoding tRNA (adenosine(37)-N6)-threonylcarbamoyltransferase complex transferase subunit TsaD, whose protein sequence is MKKEPIIIGIESSCDDTGVSIIKNRNILSNIILHQEIHKKYGGVVPELASRLHDVNITKAVNKAIFSAKIRRHEIDAVAFTLGPGLIGPLLVGASFAKSFSIGLGVPLLTVNHVQAHILSHFIQDANLNKDYCPKFPFLGLIVSGGHTQIIKVNDFFKMKILGSTLDDSVGEAFDKIARMLGFYYPGGPMIEYFSQNGNNKKFTFSKPTVSGLDFSFSGFKSDVLQFIKNESRKDSFFIKKNLSDICASIQKIISEILLDKVKKAILKTGIFRIALSGGVSANHEIRRAFMALSKGNKKYEVFILKKKYTTDNGAMIAIVGSLKYKRNLFDSVHVSPYSKFKTF, encoded by the coding sequence ATGAAAAAAGAACCAATAATTATTGGGATAGAATCATCATGCGATGACACAGGTGTTTCTATTATTAAAAATAGAAATATCCTATCTAATATTATACTTCATCAAGAAATCCATAAAAAATATGGAGGAGTAGTTCCTGAATTAGCATCAAGACTACATGATGTAAATATTACAAAGGCAGTTAATAAAGCTATTTTTTCGGCAAAAATTAGACGACATGAAATTGATGCCGTAGCTTTTACTTTAGGGCCTGGACTAATCGGCCCGTTATTAGTTGGGGCTTCTTTTGCAAAATCATTTTCCATAGGTTTAGGAGTTCCATTACTAACTGTAAATCATGTACAAGCTCATATTCTTTCTCATTTTATCCAAGATGCTAATCTTAACAAGGATTATTGTCCAAAATTTCCATTTTTAGGCTTAATTGTGAGTGGGGGACATACACAAATCATAAAAGTGAATGATTTTTTTAAAATGAAAATATTAGGATCTACTTTAGACGATTCTGTAGGAGAAGCTTTCGATAAAATTGCTAGAATGTTAGGTTTTTATTATCCTGGTGGACCTATGATAGAATATTTTTCTCAAAATGGAAATAATAAAAAATTTACTTTTTCTAAGCCTACAGTGAGTGGATTAGATTTCAGTTTTAGTGGATTCAAAAGTGATGTATTACAATTTATAAAAAATGAATCAAGAAAAGATTCATTTTTTATAAAGAAAAATTTATCTGATATTTGTGCTTCTATACAAAAAATCATATCAGAAATACTTTTAGATAAAGTAAAAAAAGCTATTTTAAAAACTGGAATTTTCAGAATAGCTTTATCAGGAGGGGTTTCCGCTAATCATGAAATTAGAAGAGCATTCATGGCCCTTTCAAAAGGGAATAAAAAGTATGAAGTTTTTATTCTAAAAAAGAAATATACCACTGATAATGGAGCAATGATTGCTATTGTAGGGTCGCTAAAGTATAAAAGAAATTTATTTGATTCTGTTCATGTCTCCCCATACTCAAAGTTTAAAACATTTTAA
- a CDS encoding Lrp/AsnC family transcriptional regulator → MILRYNTDEIDNTIVKKLNINARTPYTEISKQISEEIKPLSVGTVHVRVKKLEDAGIIKGSTLIIGYESLGFHLIAFVGILSDSRESKLVKEELKKIPNIVQLYITSGKYNLFCRIIARDPSDARDVISKIGEIKGVLRTESTICLEESINDENRLLSNILQKHKISHKKKI, encoded by the coding sequence ATGATTCTAAGATATAATACAGACGAAATTGATAATACAATTGTCAAAAAACTAAACATAAATGCCAGAACTCCCTATACTGAAATTAGCAAACAAATTAGTGAAGAAATCAAACCATTATCAGTTGGGACAGTTCATGTAAGAGTGAAAAAGTTGGAAGATGCAGGAATTATCAAAGGAAGCACTTTAATCATAGGATATGAATCATTAGGGTTTCATTTAATAGCTTTTGTAGGAATTTTATCAGATTCTCGTGAATCCAAATTAGTAAAAGAAGAATTAAAAAAAATACCAAATATAGTTCAACTATACATCACTTCAGGAAAATATAATCTTTTTTGTAGAATTATTGCTAGAGATCCTTCAGATGCAAGAGATGTGATTTCTAAAATAGGCGAAATAAAAGGAGTCTTAAGAACAGAATCTACTATTTGTTTAGAAGAAAGTATAAATGATGAAAATAGATTATTGTCCAATATATTACAAAAACATAAAATATCTCATAAAAAAAAAATATAA